In a single window of the Paenibacillus sp. MMS20-IR301 genome:
- a CDS encoding GNAT family N-acetyltransferase encodes MLTITKAGEEELEAMCLLLQELFGLERDFAGTDNADTTAKQEAGLRLILKHPERGQLLLLKRGVKVVGMVNLIFTFSTFEGGPVIMLEDFIIAAEERGQGSGRFFMDSIVAYAKEQGFLRITLLADADNARALHFYEAAGYGYSNMRCLRLVVK; translated from the coding sequence ATGCTGACCATAACCAAGGCGGGGGAAGAAGAGCTGGAAGCGATGTGCCTGCTGCTGCAGGAGCTGTTCGGGCTGGAGCGGGATTTTGCCGGGACAGATAATGCGGATACTACGGCTAAGCAAGAGGCGGGACTGCGGCTGATTCTGAAGCATCCGGAGCGCGGGCAGCTTCTGCTGCTTAAACGCGGCGTGAAGGTAGTTGGTATGGTGAACCTGATATTTACGTTCAGCACCTTCGAAGGCGGGCCGGTAATCATGCTGGAGGATTTCATTATCGCTGCAGAGGAACGGGGACAGGGCAGCGGGCGCTTTTTCATGGACAGTATTGTAGCTTACGCCAAGGAGCAGGGATTTCTGCGGATCACTCTGCTGGCGGATGCGGATAATGCGCGGGCGCTGCACTTTTATGAGGCTGCGGGCTATGGTTATTCCAATATGAGATGCCTGCGGCTGGTGGTGAAGTGA
- a CDS encoding thioredoxin domain-containing protein gives MVKMKVNQAKKSYSFAVPVIIFIMLILAVSVAFLTRTQAAGGLDGLPNYTEIRGDFDANGLKYEKQPHLGSSTAKAKVIEFADFKCPACKKWKETYFEQFKQDFIDTGKAELFFINFAFIDRDSIMAASAGEAVFAQDNDKFWEFMSKLYDHQGDETKIWATPQFMLEFVKDNISGIDYERFAQDLQEHTYMLPVKEDFKTAGNYGVNGTPKFMVNGKLLPSASYEELAAAIEAAQGSGGMK, from the coding sequence ATGGTTAAAATGAAGGTTAATCAGGCTAAGAAAAGCTACAGTTTTGCAGTCCCGGTCATTATATTCATTATGCTAATACTTGCCGTATCCGTCGCATTTCTGACCCGGACCCAGGCGGCAGGGGGACTGGACGGACTGCCCAATTATACGGAAATCCGCGGGGACTTCGATGCTAACGGCTTGAAGTATGAGAAGCAGCCCCATCTGGGCAGCAGCACAGCCAAAGCCAAGGTGATTGAATTCGCAGATTTCAAGTGTCCGGCCTGCAAGAAATGGAAGGAAACCTACTTCGAGCAATTCAAACAGGACTTCATTGATACGGGTAAAGCGGAGCTGTTCTTCATCAACTTCGCCTTCATTGACCGGGATTCGATTATGGCGGCCAGTGCAGGTGAAGCGGTATTCGCCCAGGATAACGATAAATTCTGGGAATTCATGAGTAAGCTGTATGACCATCAGGGGGATGAGACGAAGATTTGGGCTACCCCGCAGTTTATGCTTGAATTCGTGAAGGACAACATCAGCGGCATTGATTACGAACGCTTCGCGCAGGATTTGCAGGAGCATACGTATATGCTTCCAGTCAAAGAGGATTTCAAGACGGCGGGAAATTACGGGGTGAACGGAACTCCGAAGTTTATGGTGAACGGTAAGCTGCTGCCAAGCGCCTCGTATGAGGAGCTGGCTGCCGCTATTGAGGCTGCGCAGGGTTCGGGCGGGATGAAGTAA